From the Deltaproteobacteria bacterium genome, one window contains:
- a CDS encoding PKD domain-containing protein, with the protein MGSTDDGTTHSARRYSGAAGALCLLSLVVLGLPATATGSTTTIPGAPMTLILLDTQGGRHQIKWNGTREVYPNNDLNGDSGNTLFFNGTSYGFSGSATTGTVGANVFGISSQSALLGSGTAADPWRVVTTLTTDGTVTVTQTAYYVNGDNYATFKWTFASTANYNGVKFFHGADAFPQAQDNGYGAYNAACNGLSASAPQVGPNFFEEFIPVTAPSAYRETVYNTGWSAIRSGTLNDTVNTAWHDAWLGFEWDFNLAAGGYESIFQKVAFGGSACSASSAPPPYLVPSIASAAAASPNPALGTTTDLSVLGADDGGEANLTYTWAVTAGPSGATFSANGTNAAKDSTATFTQAGTYTFQVTVTDQDGFSTTSQVTVDVQQSPTSVTVSPASATVDPNATQAFTATLYDQFGDVVAPQPTFAWLVSGGGTIDASGLFTAGGLGGGPFTVTATDPGSGVQGTASVTIQNDAPAIAIAAAASPDPVTTGTTTDLTVLGADDGGEANLTYTWAVTAGPNGATFNANGTNAAKASTATFTQAGTYTVQVTVTDQDGLTVTSQVVVPVEQEASSVTVSPASATVDPNATQAFTATLEDQFGDPMASQPAFAWMVSGGGTIDAAGLFTAGGSGGGPFTVTATDAGSGLQGTASVTIQNDAPTIAVAAAASPNPVTTGTTTSLSVLGADDGGEANLAYTWAVTAGPGGATFSANGTNAAKSSTATFTQAGTYTVRVSVTDQDGLTVTSQVVVPVQQHASSVTVSPASATVDPNATQAFAATLKDQFGDPMGSQPAFTWTASGGGTIDGSGLFTAGGSGGGPFTVTATDPASGLQSTASITIQNDAPTVAVAAAASPNPVTTGTTTDLTVLGADDGGETHLTYTWAVTAGPSGATFNANGTNAAKTSTATFTQAGTYTVQVTVTDQDGLAVTSQVVVPVEQHASSVTVSPASATVHPNGARAFTATLEDQFGNAMASQPAFTWMVSGGGAIDASGLFTAGSTGGGPFTVTATDAGSGLQGTASVTIQNDAPTIASAAAASPNPVTAGTTTGLSVLGADDGGETHLTYTWAVTAGPGGATFNANGTNAAKTSTATFIQAGTYTFQVTVTDQDGLTVTSQVVVPVAQHPSSVTVSPASATVDPNATQAFTATLKDQFAIAMASQPTFSWTVTGGGAIDTSGLFTAGGNAGGPFTVTASDPGSGVQGTASVTIQNGGPTIAVAAAASPNPVATGTTTSLSVLGADDGGETHLTYTWAVTAGPSGATFSANGTNAAKSSTATLTQAGTYTFRVTVTDQDGLTVTSQVVVPVQQHATSIWVSPGLPTVAPNATQAFTPTLEDQFGHPMASQPTFGWTVSGGGTIDAGGLFTAGGNAGGPFTVTATDSGSSLQGTASVTIGNSAPTVSVGAAASPNPVTAGTTTDLTVLGADDGGEAHLTYTWAVTSGPSGVTFSANGTNAAKSSTATFTQAGTYTFQVTISDQDGLTVTSQVTVVVQQHVTTITVNPPSATVSLNGTANFTATAYDQFAHAFTSPPTFTWTVAGGGTIDAAGTFHAGGTVGSFTVTASVGAVHSTATVRVKDMPPFLVTPPTASPNPSRGPTTTLDVLADDDGGEEKVTYTWSASGPGTVSFAENGTNAARTTTASFSDPGVYTITLTLRDASGNTTKVTLVVKVQEGLTVSDANLYVGKATFTIAWNRHRRGQDRDSFALTGFINPAGLPVSLAGTTMEATVDGAVLASGVLSTTGTFRGSSGTGPRVSLSLSNKSGKYTVRVSRDDLRPMLAVDNETGSRPLEVPVTLFVSRARTAMAENRLEFSLVSTRGRRSRGSWRGPKQRLLDGAFQTLRTKVVCTKVIGGYVMQASGVIYPMGSGPVMPTGDVTVRLADGDPVVIPLAALRRGGASEATSTWKYTDKTAPVSAFLLKNTKRAFTLKTGLIPVDALGGLPLGRSVGTRGDVAIRIDIPTAQGTIVFRTTPELVRAAGPYRWTRPAPLLR; encoded by the coding sequence ATGGGATCAACGGACGACGGCACCACGCATTCAGCGCGCCGGTACTCGGGCGCCGCCGGTGCGCTCTGCCTGCTCTCGCTCGTGGTCCTCGGCCTGCCCGCAACCGCAACCGGGTCGACGACCACCATCCCGGGCGCGCCCATGACCCTCATCCTCCTCGACACGCAGGGGGGCCGCCACCAGATCAAGTGGAACGGCACCCGCGAGGTGTACCCGAACAACGACCTCAACGGCGACTCCGGCAACACGCTCTTCTTCAACGGTACGAGCTACGGATTCAGCGGGAGTGCGACAACCGGCACCGTCGGTGCCAACGTCTTCGGCATATCGAGCCAGAGCGCGCTCCTCGGCTCGGGGACCGCGGCCGACCCGTGGCGCGTCGTCACCACGCTCACCACCGATGGCACGGTCACCGTCACGCAGACCGCGTACTACGTGAACGGCGACAACTACGCCACCTTCAAGTGGACCTTCGCGAGCACTGCGAACTACAACGGCGTCAAGTTCTTCCACGGCGCCGATGCGTTCCCGCAGGCGCAGGACAACGGCTACGGCGCTTACAACGCCGCCTGCAACGGCCTCAGCGCGTCCGCGCCGCAGGTCGGCCCGAACTTCTTCGAGGAGTTCATTCCGGTCACGGCCCCGAGCGCGTACCGCGAGACCGTCTACAACACGGGATGGAGCGCGATTCGCTCGGGGACGCTCAACGATACGGTCAACACCGCGTGGCACGATGCGTGGCTGGGCTTCGAGTGGGACTTCAACCTCGCGGCAGGCGGCTACGAGTCGATCTTCCAGAAGGTGGCGTTCGGAGGCTCGGCCTGCAGCGCGTCGAGCGCACCGCCGCCCTACCTCGTCCCGAGCATCGCCAGCGCCGCCGCGGCATCGCCCAACCCCGCGCTCGGGACGACCACCGACCTGAGCGTCCTCGGTGCCGACGACGGCGGCGAGGCCAACCTCACCTACACCTGGGCGGTCACCGCCGGGCCGAGCGGCGCCACGTTCAGCGCCAACGGGACCAACGCCGCCAAGGACAGCACCGCCACCTTCACCCAGGCCGGCACCTATACCTTTCAGGTCACGGTCACGGACCAGGACGGCTTCAGCACCACGAGCCAGGTGACGGTCGACGTCCAGCAGTCGCCCACGAGCGTGACGGTCAGCCCCGCGTCGGCGACGGTCGATCCGAACGCGACGCAGGCCTTCACGGCCACGCTCTACGACCAGTTCGGCGACGTCGTGGCCCCGCAGCCGACGTTCGCCTGGCTGGTGAGCGGCGGCGGCACCATCGACGCGAGCGGGCTGTTCACCGCCGGCGGTCTGGGCGGCGGCCCCTTCACCGTCACCGCGACCGATCCGGGCTCGGGCGTGCAGGGGACGGCGAGCGTCACGATCCAGAACGACGCGCCCGCGATCGCCATCGCCGCCGCCGCGTCGCCCGACCCCGTCACGACCGGCACGACCACCGACCTCACCGTCCTCGGCGCCGACGACGGCGGCGAGGCCAACCTCACCTATACCTGGGCGGTCACCGCCGGCCCGAACGGCGCCACCTTCAACGCCAACGGGACCAACGCCGCCAAGGCCAGCACGGCGACGTTCACCCAGGCCGGGACCTACACCGTCCAGGTCACGGTCACCGACCAGGACGGCCTCACGGTCACGAGCCAGGTCGTGGTGCCGGTCGAGCAGGAGGCGAGCAGCGTCACCGTGAGCCCCGCGTCGGCGACGGTCGATCCGAACGCGACGCAGGCCTTCACGGCCACGCTCGAGGACCAGTTCGGAGATCCGATGGCCTCGCAGCCGGCGTTCGCCTGGATGGTGAGCGGCGGCGGCACCATCGATGCAGCCGGGCTCTTCACCGCGGGCGGCTCGGGCGGCGGCCCGTTCACCGTCACCGCGACCGACGCGGGCTCGGGCCTCCAGGGAACGGCGAGCGTCACGATTCAGAACGACGCGCCGACGATCGCCGTCGCCGCCGCGGCGTCGCCGAACCCCGTCACCACCGGGACGACGACCAGCCTCAGCGTCCTCGGCGCCGACGACGGCGGCGAGGCCAACCTCGCCTACACCTGGGCCGTCACCGCCGGCCCGGGCGGCGCCACCTTCAGCGCCAACGGGACCAACGCCGCCAAGAGCAGCACGGCGACCTTTACGCAGGCCGGCACCTACACCGTCCGGGTCAGCGTCACCGACCAGGACGGCCTCACGGTGACGAGCCAGGTCGTGGTGCCCGTGCAGCAGCACGCCAGCAGCGTCACCGTGAGCCCCGCGTCGGCGACGGTCGATCCGAATGCGACGCAGGCGTTCGCGGCCACGCTCAAGGACCAGTTCGGCGACCCCATGGGCTCGCAGCCAGCGTTCACCTGGACGGCGAGTGGTGGCGGCACCATCGATGGGAGCGGGCTCTTCACCGCGGGCGGCTCGGGCGGCGGTCCGTTCACCGTCACGGCGACCGATCCGGCCTCGGGCCTCCAGAGCACGGCGAGCATCACCATCCAGAACGACGCGCCGACCGTCGCCGTCGCCGCCGCGGCCTCCCCCAACCCGGTCACGACCGGCACGACCACCGACCTCACCGTCCTCGGCGCCGACGACGGCGGTGAGACGCACCTCACCTATACCTGGGCGGTCACCGCCGGCCCGAGCGGCGCCACCTTCAACGCCAACGGGACCAACGCCGCCAAGACCAGCACGGCGACGTTCACCCAGGCCGGCACCTACACCGTCCAGGTCACGGTCACCGACCAGGACGGCCTCGCGGTCACGAGCCAGGTCGTGGTGCCGGTCGAGCAGCACGCGAGCAGCGTCACCGTCAGCCCGGCGTCGGCAACCGTTCATCCGAACGGAGCGCGGGCCTTCACGGCCACGCTCGAGGACCAGTTCGGCAACGCGATGGCCTCGCAGCCGGCGTTCACCTGGATGGTGAGCGGCGGCGGCGCGATCGATGCGAGCGGGCTCTTCACCGCCGGCAGCACGGGCGGCGGGCCGTTCACCGTCACCGCGACCGACGCGGGCTCGGGCCTCCAGGGCACGGCGAGCGTCACGATCCAGAACGACGCGCCGACGATCGCCAGCGCCGCCGCGGCGTCGCCGAACCCCGTCACCGCCGGGACGACGACCGGCCTCAGCGTCCTCGGCGCCGACGACGGGGGCGAGACGCACCTCACCTACACCTGGGCCGTCACCGCCGGCCCGGGCGGCGCCACGTTCAACGCCAACGGGACCAACGCCGCCAAGACCAGCACGGCGACGTTCATCCAGGCCGGCACCTATACCTTCCAGGTCACGGTCACCGACCAGGACGGCCTCACGGTCACGAGCCAGGTCGTGGTGCCGGTCGCGCAGCACCCGAGCAGCGTCACCGTGAGCCCGGCGTCGGCAACGGTCGATCCGAACGCGACGCAGGCGTTCACGGCCACGCTCAAGGACCAGTTCGCCATTGCCATGGCCTCGCAGCCCACCTTCAGCTGGACGGTGACCGGCGGCGGCGCCATCGACACGAGCGGCCTCTTCACCGCGGGCGGCAACGCCGGCGGCCCTTTCACCGTCACCGCGAGCGATCCGGGCTCGGGCGTCCAGGGGACGGCGAGCGTCACGATCCAGAACGGCGGGCCGACGATTGCCGTCGCCGCCGCGGCGTCGCCGAACCCCGTCGCCACCGGAACGACGACCAGCCTGAGCGTCCTCGGTGCCGACGACGGGGGCGAGACGCACCTCACCTACACCTGGGCGGTCACCGCGGGTCCGAGCGGCGCCACGTTCAGCGCCAACGGGACCAATGCCGCCAAGAGCAGCACGGCGACCTTGACGCAGGCCGGGACCTACACCTTCCGGGTCACGGTCACCGACCAGGACGGCCTCACGGTCACGAGCCAGGTCGTGGTACCCGTGCAGCAGCACGCGACCAGCATCTGGGTGAGCCCGGGTTTGCCGACGGTCGCTCCGAATGCGACGCAGGCCTTCACGCCCACGCTCGAGGACCAGTTCGGCCACCCGATGGCGTCGCAGCCGACGTTCGGCTGGACCGTGAGCGGCGGCGGTACGATCGATGCCGGCGGGCTCTTCACCGCGGGCGGCAACGCCGGCGGCCCCTTCACCGTCACCGCGACCGATTCCGGCTCGAGCCTCCAGGGAACGGCCTCCGTGACGATCGGCAACAGCGCGCCGACGGTCTCCGTCGGTGCCGCAGCTTCCCCCAACCCGGTCACCGCCGGCACGACGACCGATCTCACGGTCCTCGGCGCCGACGACGGCGGCGAGGCACACCTCACCTACACCTGGGCCGTCACCTCGGGTCCGAGCGGCGTCACGTTCAGCGCCAACGGGACCAACGCCGCCAAGAGCAGCACGGCGACGTTCACGCAGGCCGGGACGTACACCTTCCAGGTCACGATCTCCGATCAGGACGGGCTCACCGTCACGAGCCAGGTCACGGTCGTCGTGCAGCAGCACGTGACCACGATCACCGTGAACCCGCCCTCGGCGACCGTGTCCCTCAACGGGACAGCGAACTTCACCGCCACGGCGTACGATCAGTTCGCTCACGCCTTCACGAGCCCGCCGACGTTTACCTGGACGGTCGCGGGCGGCGGGACGATCGATGCGGCGGGAACCTTCCACGCCGGCGGCACGGTGGGTTCCTTCACCGTGACGGCATCGGTCGGTGCGGTCCACAGCACCGCGACCGTCAGGGTCAAGGACATGCCGCCGTTCCTCGTGACGCCGCCGACGGCATCACCCAACCCCTCGCGCGGCCCGACGACCACCCTCGACGTGCTCGCGGACGACGACGGCGGCGAGGAGAAGGTCACCTACACCTGGTCCGCCAGCGGGCCCGGCACCGTGAGCTTCGCGGAGAACGGCACCAACGCGGCCAGGACGACCACTGCCTCGTTCTCCGACCCCGGGGTCTACACCATCACGCTCACGCTGCGCGACGCGTCGGGAAACACGACGAAGGTCACGCTCGTCGTGAAGGTGCAGGAGGGTCTCACCGTCAGCGACGCCAACCTCTACGTCGGCAAGGCGACGTTCACGATCGCCTGGAATCGCCATCGGCGCGGGCAGGACCGGGACTCGTTCGCCCTCACCGGATTCATCAACCCGGCTGGGCTTCCCGTGTCGCTCGCCGGCACCACCATGGAGGCGACGGTCGACGGAGCCGTCCTCGCCTCGGGGGTGCTGTCCACGACGGGGACGTTCCGCGGCTCGTCCGGCACGGGGCCGCGGGTGAGCCTCAGCCTCTCGAACAAGAGCGGGAAGTACACGGTGCGCGTGAGCCGCGACGACCTCCGGCCGATGCTCGCGGTGGACAACGAGACGGGGAGCCGGCCGCTCGAGGTCCCGGTCACGCTCTTCGTGTCTCGCGCCAGGACCGCGATGGCGGAGAACCGGCTCGAGTTCAGTCTCGTGTCGACGCGGGGACGTCGGTCGCGCGGCTCGTGGCGTGGGCCGAAGCAGCGGCTCCTCGACGGGGCCTTCCAGACGTTACGGACGAAGGTGGTCTGCACCAAGGTCATCGGCGGCTATGTCATGCAGGCGAGCGGGGTCATCTATCCGATGGGCAGCGGGCCGGTGATGCCGACGGGCGACGTCACGGTACGGCTCGCGGACGGCGACCCGGTCGTGATACCGCTCGCGGCGCTCCGGCGCGGCGGCGCGTCGGAGGCGACGTCGACCTGGAAGTACACGGACAAGACCGCGCCCGTCTCCGCCTTCCTCCTGAAGAACACGAAGCGGGCGTTCACGCTGAAGACCGGGCTCATCCCGGTCGACGCCCTGGGCGGCCTTCCCCTGGGAAGGAGCGTCGGGACCCGAGGGGACGTTGCGATCCGGATCGACATCCCGACCGCACAGGGGACGATCGTCTTCCGGACCACCCCGGAGCTCGTACGCGCGGCCGGCCCTTACCGCTGGACACGACCGGCGCCGCTCCTCCGGTAG
- a CDS encoding DUF2461 domain-containing protein translates to MKQSASVISARFTGFADRDGRFFRALARNQRREWFEAHRREYEDGWLAPMKALLAEVRERIDPLFPHHPLAEPKVFRIHRDVRFSKDKSPYKTHIGGYVAIDGVGQGPSAPAALYVHLGATEVLVAAGHYMMDPGQLARFREAVLDDRQGGELVTILRKLTRAGFTVGSHDVLQRVPRGLDPGHARAELLKRKGLIVTFPAPSRGLLVARRLIDWLVAHAKRAVPLVEWLASVGE, encoded by the coding sequence ATGAAGCAGTCCGCGAGTGTGATATCGGCTCGATTCACCGGCTTCGCCGACCGCGACGGCCGCTTCTTTCGTGCGCTCGCCCGCAATCAACGCCGCGAGTGGTTCGAGGCGCACCGGCGGGAGTACGAGGACGGATGGCTGGCGCCGATGAAGGCCCTCCTCGCCGAGGTCCGGGAGCGCATCGATCCGCTCTTCCCGCACCATCCGCTCGCGGAGCCGAAGGTTTTCCGCATCCACCGCGATGTCCGCTTCTCGAAGGACAAGTCGCCCTACAAGACGCACATCGGCGGCTACGTTGCGATCGACGGCGTGGGGCAGGGACCGTCGGCGCCGGCGGCGCTGTACGTGCACCTCGGCGCCACGGAGGTGCTCGTCGCCGCCGGCCACTACATGATGGATCCGGGACAGCTGGCGCGCTTTCGCGAGGCGGTGCTCGACGACCGTCAGGGCGGAGAGCTCGTGACGATCCTGCGAAAGCTCACGCGCGCCGGCTTCACGGTCGGGTCGCACGACGTGCTGCAACGCGTGCCGCGGGGTCTCGATCCCGGCCATGCGCGCGCCGAGCTCCTCAAGCGCAAGGGGCTCATCGTGACCTTCCCCGCGCCGTCGCGCGGCCTGCTCGTGGCGCGCAGGCTCATCGATTGGCTCGTGGCGCACGCGAAGCGGGCCGTGCCCCTCGTGGAGTGGCTTGCGTCGGTCGGCGAGTAG
- a CDS encoding type II toxin-antitoxin system Phd/YefM family antitoxin, with translation MKTLSVTEVARNFRAVLDSMERDQEEIVLVRNRRQIARLVPEAPRLDALEVFGDLYRTLDESTARALSAALSSTRKGRRRRVSELRNPWAG, from the coding sequence ATGAAAACCCTGTCGGTGACCGAGGTCGCCCGCAACTTCCGCGCCGTGCTGGATTCAATGGAGCGCGATCAGGAGGAGATCGTGCTCGTTCGGAATCGCCGGCAGATTGCGCGGCTCGTTCCGGAAGCGCCGCGTCTGGACGCGCTGGAAGTGTTTGGCGACTTGTATCGAACCCTCGATGAATCGACGGCCAGAGCATTGTCCGCCGCATTGTCTTCCACCCGCAAGGGCCGGCGGCGACGCGTGTCCGAGCTGAGAAACCCGTGGGCTGGTTGA
- a CDS encoding type II toxin-antitoxin system VapC family toxin, producing MDGQSIVRRIVFHPQGPAATRVRAEKPVGWLIDTSIWIAVERGKLGAADIHAITRQEPVYLSPVNIAEIQFGLELLRAGVLKQQATASLRRLRRKPQLRITVETAEVFGSLAAKLKKARRDPNVRVNDLWLAAQAIQRDFKLLTSNSKDFKDIPGLQMVVLPLP from the coding sequence ATCGACGGCCAGAGCATTGTCCGCCGCATTGTCTTCCACCCGCAAGGGCCGGCGGCGACGCGTGTCCGAGCTGAGAAACCCGTGGGCTGGTTGATTGACACCAGCATCTGGATCGCGGTCGAGCGCGGAAAGCTCGGAGCGGCGGACATTCACGCCATCACCCGGCAGGAACCGGTATATCTCTCGCCGGTGAACATCGCCGAGATTCAGTTCGGTCTGGAATTGCTGCGGGCTGGTGTTCTGAAGCAGCAAGCCACCGCGTCGCTGCGACGGTTGCGTCGTAAGCCGCAACTTCGGATCACCGTGGAAACGGCGGAGGTATTCGGATCCTTGGCTGCGAAGCTGAAGAAGGCTCGACGAGACCCGAACGTTCGCGTCAACGACCTTTGGCTCGCGGCGCAAGCGATTCAACGTGACTTCAAGCTGCTCACGTCGAACTCCAAGGACTTCAAGGATATCCCGGGCTTGCAGATGGTTGTCCTGCCATTACCGTAG
- a CDS encoding cytochrome P450 → MEAAAPFRFDPFDDATRRNPFPLYARARREHPVWAPDGAPVVSIFRYDDIQGVLRDPATWSNAFPPPPGFEPEDLPPSMLVTDPPAHTRLRGLVSQAFTPRMIRRLEPRMNEIAEELVNAALACGRVDLVEALTYPLPVIVIAEIIGIPTEDHARFKVWSDAAVENLGAVFMGPLPPEKIARQRRVRVEMQDYFRGLVDERRRRPREDLLSGLVAAEIEGSRLSFDELLAMLLLILVAGNETTTTLIGNAVLELLAHPPALAALRARPELLPDAVEEVLRFSSPIQMDPRRAARATEIRGHHIETGQIVLSWLGSANRDETVFERPDEFDIARRDNRHLGFGFGPHYCLGASLATLEAQVALRVLLARTRSIRRVDDAPLPLHPSFVFRAVTALPLELEPA, encoded by the coding sequence ATGGAAGCCGCTGCCCCCTTTCGCTTCGACCCGTTCGACGACGCGACCCGCCGCAACCCCTTTCCGCTCTACGCGCGGGCGCGGCGCGAGCACCCGGTGTGGGCGCCCGACGGCGCGCCGGTCGTCTCGATCTTCCGCTACGACGACATCCAGGGCGTGCTGCGCGACCCGGCCACCTGGTCGAACGCGTTCCCGCCGCCCCCGGGCTTCGAGCCCGAGGACCTGCCACCGAGCATGCTGGTCACGGACCCGCCCGCGCACACCCGTCTGCGCGGCCTGGTGAGCCAGGCCTTCACCCCGCGCATGATCCGCCGCCTCGAGCCCCGCATGAACGAGATCGCCGAGGAGCTGGTGAATGCGGCGCTCGCCTGCGGCCGGGTGGACCTCGTCGAGGCGCTCACCTATCCGCTGCCCGTCATCGTCATCGCCGAGATCATCGGCATCCCCACCGAGGACCACGCCCGGTTCAAGGTGTGGTCGGACGCGGCCGTCGAGAACCTCGGGGCGGTGTTCATGGGCCCGCTGCCGCCGGAGAAGATCGCGCGCCAGCGGCGGGTGCGCGTCGAGATGCAGGACTACTTCCGGGGGCTCGTGGACGAGCGGCGGCGCCGGCCTCGCGAGGACCTGCTGAGCGGGCTCGTCGCGGCCGAGATCGAGGGCTCCCGGCTCAGCTTCGACGAGCTGCTCGCGATGCTCCTCCTCATCCTCGTGGCGGGCAACGAGACGACGACGACGCTCATCGGCAACGCCGTCCTCGAGCTGCTGGCCCATCCGCCGGCGCTGGCCGCGCTGCGCGCCCGCCCCGAGCTGCTGCCCGACGCCGTGGAGGAGGTGCTCCGCTTCTCGTCACCCATCCAGATGGACCCCCGCCGCGCCGCCCGCGCCACCGAGATCCGCGGGCACCACATCGAGACCGGGCAGATCGTGCTCTCCTGGCTCGGATCGGCCAACCGCGACGAGACCGTCTTCGAGCGGCCCGACGAGTTCGACATCGCGCGCCGTGACAACCGACACCTGGGCTTCGGGTTCGGCCCCCACTACTGCCTCGGCGCGAGCCTGGCCACGCTCGAGGCGCAGGTGGCGCTCCGCGTGCTCCTCGCCCGCACGCGCAGCATCCGGCGCGTCGACGACGCACCGCTGCCGCTCCACCCGAGCTTCGTCTTCCGCGCAGTGACTGCCCTGCCGCTGGAGCTCGAGCCGGCGTAG
- a CDS encoding ferritin-like domain-containing protein has protein sequence MNDFTLTTPTQEPGLATATQVVYQWNYDPEVEELRRLYVKAAEAQWIAERDLDWERPIDLVRFASTPLGAGIPIERTSYWRSLPEATLVELTRRTAAFRLSQFLHGEQGALMVAAQLVTAVPHTDAKFYAATQTMDEARHVEAFSRYIEKLDHIQPIAPSLKGILDATLGTGDWMKKLVGMQIVVEGLALYAFRDMRNLTEEPLLKDLLTYVARDESRHHAYGVQYIERCVPCLGDEARAELEDFALECARTLIDRKAQGFFTTLLQIWAEAGVDPVEMIGCLQREAGDITRDLPRGRRLGPVQGFVIPTLRRCGLLSERVAGHFHGFLRENFGSAVVGEDVDEFLRYLPALPADTAAWVLGELE, from the coding sequence ATGAACGACTTCACGCTGACCACACCCACGCAGGAGCCCGGCCTCGCGACCGCGACGCAGGTGGTCTACCAGTGGAACTACGATCCCGAGGTCGAGGAGCTGCGACGCCTGTACGTGAAGGCCGCCGAAGCGCAATGGATCGCGGAGCGTGATCTCGACTGGGAGCGCCCGATCGATCTGGTACGGTTCGCGAGCACGCCGCTCGGCGCCGGCATCCCGATCGAGCGGACGTCGTACTGGCGGTCGCTTCCGGAGGCGACGCTGGTCGAGCTCACGAGGCGCACGGCGGCTTTCCGGCTCTCGCAGTTCCTGCACGGCGAGCAGGGCGCGCTCATGGTGGCGGCCCAGCTCGTGACCGCGGTGCCGCACACGGATGCGAAGTTCTACGCCGCGACGCAGACGATGGATGAGGCGCGGCACGTCGAGGCCTTCTCGCGCTACATCGAGAAGCTCGACCACATCCAGCCGATCGCGCCGTCGCTGAAGGGCATCCTCGATGCGACGCTCGGGACCGGCGACTGGATGAAGAAGCTCGTCGGGATGCAGATCGTGGTCGAGGGCCTCGCGCTGTACGCCTTCCGCGACATGCGGAACCTCACCGAGGAGCCGCTCCTGAAGGACCTCCTCACCTACGTCGCGCGCGACGAGTCGCGCCACCACGCCTATGGCGTCCAGTACATCGAGCGCTGCGTGCCGTGCCTCGGCGACGAGGCGCGCGCGGAGCTCGAGGACTTCGCGCTCGAGTGCGCCCGCACGCTGATCGACCGGAAGGCGCAGGGCTTCTTCACGACCCTCCTCCAGATCTGGGCCGAGGCCGGCGTCGATCCGGTCGAGATGATCGGCTGTCTCCAGCGGGAGGCGGGCGACATCACGCGCGACCTGCCGAGGGGGCGGCGGCTCGGCCCGGTGCAGGGCTTCGTCATCCCGACGCTGCGCCGCTGCGGGCTCCTCTCGGAGCGCGTGGCGGGCCACTTCCACGGCTTCCTGCGCGAGAACTTCGGCAGCGCCGTCGTCGGGGAGGACGTCGACGAGTTCCTCCGCTATCTGCCCGCGCTGCCCGCCGACACGGCGGCGTGGGTGCTGGGCGAGCTCGAGTAG
- a CDS encoding FadR family transcriptional regulator, with amino-acid sequence MAVVAFRAPARRRLHEEVAEQLRDAILDARFPAGQKLPPERELAQEFRVNRTSIREAIKVLEGLGLVTVRQGDGATVRPVVDASLELLGPMIFHGGRIDLGLVAEMTEVMRPMLLEMGRLAIERCGPSDLAAIRVLRDVVADAAGDREARFEALHDLLVVLADATHNRVWQMVARRLRNLLRQAPVAAARARLRRDPGRFVSRIDACLDALDRKRPAEALTALQRLIAVLGDVGADLDQRRAKPRSRGASR; translated from the coding sequence ATGGCCGTCGTCGCCTTCCGCGCGCCTGCCCGGCGCCGCCTCCACGAGGAGGTCGCCGAGCAGCTGCGCGACGCGATCCTCGATGCGCGCTTCCCGGCCGGCCAGAAGCTTCCGCCCGAGCGCGAGCTGGCGCAGGAGTTCAGGGTGAACCGGACCTCGATTCGCGAGGCGATCAAGGTCCTCGAGGGGCTCGGCCTCGTCACCGTTCGACAGGGCGACGGCGCGACGGTGCGCCCCGTGGTCGACGCCTCGCTCGAGCTGCTCGGGCCGATGATCTTCCACGGCGGCCGGATCGACCTCGGACTCGTCGCCGAGATGACGGAGGTCATGCGGCCGATGCTCCTGGAGATGGGACGGCTCGCGATCGAGCGCTGCGGGCCCTCGGACCTCGCCGCCATCCGGGTGCTCCGGGACGTCGTCGCGGATGCGGCGGGGGACCGCGAGGCGCGGTTCGAGGCGCTGCACGACCTGCTGGTCGTGCTCGCCGACGCGACGCACAACCGGGTCTGGCAGATGGTGGCGCGGCGGCTCCGCAACCTGCTCCGCCAGGCGCCGGTCGCCGCCGCGCGCGCGCGGCTCCGCCGCGATCCCGGCCGCTTCGTCTCCCGCATCGACGCCTGTCTCGACGCCCTCGACCGGAAGCGGCCCGCCGAGGCGCTGACGGCGCTGCAACGGCTGATCGCCGTGCTGGGCGACGTCGGCGCCGACCTCGACCAGCGTCGCGCCAAGCCCCGCAGCAGAGGAGCCAGCCGATGA